Proteins from a single region of Flaviflexus salsibiostraticola:
- a CDS encoding TetR/AcrR family transcriptional regulator, whose product MEESERHYHHGDLHNEMIRVGLALIAEGGTKAVGLREVARRVDVSPSAAYRHFDSKADLLEEIRKRVLQDLFAHLEAALNKHQDEPVGDRIAIICRAYFRYAVENPTQFQAAVYEFPISDDRETVSERPLRILKEMAMQIHPPVDDPVQVSLAVWAAAHGPATLSTFGSLREMPLEKKWALLETTIDILLKGLGLSQTTRG is encoded by the coding sequence ATGGAAGAGTCCGAACGTCACTACCACCACGGCGATCTGCACAACGAGATGATCCGCGTGGGCCTCGCGCTCATCGCCGAAGGAGGCACCAAGGCAGTCGGTCTCCGCGAGGTTGCTCGCAGGGTCGACGTGTCACCATCGGCGGCGTATCGTCATTTCGACAGCAAGGCCGACCTGCTCGAGGAGATCAGGAAGAGGGTCCTGCAGGATCTCTTCGCGCACCTCGAAGCAGCGCTCAACAAGCACCAGGACGAGCCGGTCGGCGACCGCATCGCCATCATCTGCCGAGCATACTTCCGATACGCCGTGGAGAATCCGACCCAGTTCCAGGCCGCCGTCTACGAATTTCCCATCAGCGATGATCGGGAGACCGTCTCAGAACGTCCGCTGAGAATCCTCAAGGAGATGGCGATGCAGATCCACCCGCCGGTCGACGATCCGGTGCAGGTGTCACTGGCTGTCTGGGCGGCTGCGCACGGCCCGGCCACACTGTCGACATTCGGCAGCCTGCGGGAGATGCCTCTGGAGAAGAAGTGGGCACTCCTCGAGACGACGATCGACATTCTCCTCAAAGGCCTGGGCCTTTCGCAGACGACGAGGGGCTGA